The following proteins come from a genomic window of Salminus brasiliensis chromosome 15, fSalBra1.hap2, whole genome shotgun sequence:
- the LOC140536152 gene encoding GTPase IMAP family member 7-like: MLAFGISSVSEGAEHQPKTAIETEQGKGSTQKSNSNSGFRWKFLIRLALIGTAVLPTLRSGGSVTNKDRPVGPELRLMMLGNSGAGKSTTGNTILGTYAFRAAASPVSVTRSCQEQTGSVEGRRITVIDTPPLMDMWLSSDQESRCITTASPGLHVFLLVIKLGRFTEEDRNFVKWIQKSFGEEALKFTMVLFTGADQLEGKPMEEFLNESVDLQTLVQLCGGRHHILSNRETRDFSQVSELLNKIDRMTYDSRNTFNISTVSLKEWRRLLMEDVERCKVEKESQIRKEEEKKREEEKKRIREVERNRRLMKIRDVREEEEWKRMVMEIEIRNEEEQKRRMEKPKKKRWWSFISFWEK; the protein is encoded by the exons ATGCTGGCTTTTGGGATCTCCAGTGTCTCAGAGGGAGCAGAACATCAGCCTAAGACAGCGATAGAGACAGAGCAAGGCAAG GGGAGCACTCAGAAATCCAACTCTAACTCTGGATTCAGATGGAAATTTTTGATTAGACTTGCACTCATCGGCACCGCTGTCTTACCGACATTACGCAGTGGAGGTTCAGTTACTAATAAAG ATCGTCCGGTTGGACCTGAGTTGAGATTGATGATGTTGGGCAACTCTGGAGCAGGAAAGAGCACTACAGGAAACACCATCCTGGGTACATATGCTTTCAGAGCGGCAGCATCTCCTGTTTCTGTGACTAGAAGCTGTCAGGAACAGACTGGATCTGTTGAAGGGAGAAGAATCACTGTTATTGACACACCTCCCCTTATGGACATGTGGCTGTCATCTGACCAGGAATCGAGGTGTATCACAACGGCTTCACCTGGTCTTCACGTGTTCCTGCTGGTGATCAAACTGGGGAGGTTCACAGAGGAGGACAGGAACTTCGTGAAGTGGATTCAGAAGAGCTTTGGAGAAGAAGCTCTGAAGTTCACCATGGTGCTCTTCACTGGCGCAGATCAGCTGGAGGGGAAACCAATGGAGGAGTTTCTTAATGAGAGTGTGGATCTCCAGACTCTCGTTCAGCTGTGTGGGGGCAGACATCACATCTTGAGCAATAGGGAAACCAGAGACTTCTCGCAGGTTTCAGAGCTGCTCAACAAGATAGACAGGATGACGTATGACAGCAGAAACACTTTCAACATCAGCACAGTCAGTCTGAAGGAATGGAGACGTCTGCTGATGGAGGACGTGGAGAGGTGTAAGGTAGAGAAGGAGAGTCAGATCaggaaagaggaagagaagaagagagaggaggaaaagaaaaggaTAAGGGAGGTGGAGAGGAATAGGAGGCTGATGAAAATTAGAGATGTacgagaggaggaggagtggaagAGGATGGTTATGGAAATAGAGATAAGAAATGAGGAGGAGCAGAAGAGAAGGatggaaaaaccaaagaaaaaaagatggtGGTCCTTTATTAGTTTTTGGGAAAAATGA
- the LOC140536062 gene encoding NACHT, LRR and PYD domains-containing protein 3-like, whose translation MKSETVLRTILKKLEKGDLNTFRNILCMSPPEGYRRIPAAKVEQKEPTDLAKIMVDVYEEGPVLKVAALILRKMQQNNLATKLEQQVREQRQKTNPDDREQPSKKPRLSGVLEACPSTNEEDSKSNKRKDPQSAAVKHKLWLKNKTTFIVEGTSRERKKIPLNDIYTTLTVTEGQSKVINNEHEVLDTDSLKRSEETAISCNNIFSENNREIRTVLMKGVAGSGKTVSVQKFILDWAEDKANTDIKFLFVLPFRELNLFEKETPSLHELLGRLHPELKGWDSDLYTDEKILFIFDGLEESRISLNFRKAAVVSDVHTTSTVGSLVINLINQKLLPSALIWITSRPAAASLVPSEHIDRVIEIQGFSDHQKEEYFRKRVQNKDQADRIISHIKETQSLHIMCHIPVFCWISVTVFQPWLNQNCSETIPTTLTEMYSHFLLIQTNTKNQKFDEKHEEDTKKLLENNRGIILKLAELAFKQLLKGNVMFYEADLKECSIDVKEASLYSGLCTEIFKTESFFFREKIYCFVHLSFQEFFAALYVFYCYLSKKTEEIKMFQPKTRSTSREIPLDVLMKHAVDEALRSKNGHLDLFLRFLHGITLESSQRLLKGLLPHMYSSSESIQKMKQNLKRGQKKNINPERWINLSHCLIEMKDNSLQQEIQAFLNSKKKSKKLSLAHCSAMANMFQASEERIEELDLKQYNTTEEGRRRLIPAVRNCRKAILSDCDLTLQSCENIASALQSANSHLRELDLSNNSLQDSGMKQLCDGLKSSQCKLEMLSLSGCKLTASSCTIIASVLSSPNSSLTKLDLSYNDQLYIGMKTLSAGLKSSHCKLEMLRLSNCKLPGKSCEHIASALNAAKSVLKELDLSCNDLQDSGIKLISGGLKSRHCNLNILRLSECNLTGLSCKDIASVLEKANSSLRELDLSNNDLQDSGVAFLSVGLKTSDCSLEILRLSGCCISELGCSSLVSALRLNPNHLRELDMSYNHPGNLGAKQLRGLKNDAGYKLNILQLDYSGETRMAPGLKKYACRVTLDLDTANVHLALSEGNKTITLVEEEEIYDDDKQRFKRARQVMCEESLSGRCYWEADWIQGAVIAVTCEGISRKGSRSDCLFGRSKKSWSLSLSEEGCSAWHNNKSTRITPAIFSSSRKVGVFLNCPAGTLTFYSISSDQHKLTHIHTFCSSFTEPLFAGFGLEKPGSSVSLKCWVENSGIYKLDFCPVC comes from the exons ATGAAATCAGAAACAGTTCTCCGCACCATACTGAAGAAGTTGGAAAAGGGTGACCTGAACACATTTAGAAATATCCTTTGCATGTCCCCACCAGAGGGCTACCGTCGTATTCCAGCGGCAAAGGTAGAACAAAAAGAGCCCACAGACCTGGCAAAGATAATGGTGGATGTCTATGAAGAAGGACCAGTGCTTAAAGTCGCTGCTCTCATTTTGAGGAAAATGCAGCAAAATAACCTTGCAACCAAATTAGAACAGCAGGTACgtgaacaaagacaaaaaacaaaccctgATGACAGGGAACAGCCTTCAAAGAAACCGAGACTGTCCGGTGTTCTGGAAGCTTGCCCATCTACTAATGAAGAGGACTCCAAATCAAATAAAA GAAAAGACCCTCAAAGTGCTGCAGTGAAGCATAAACTCTGGCTAAAGAACAAAACTACATTCATAGTTGAAGGGACTtccagagagaggaaaaagatcCCCCTGAATGACATCTACACAACCCTCACAGTGACAGAAGGGCAGAGCAAAGTAATAAATAACGAACATGAGGTTTTAGACACTGACAGTTTGAAACGTTCAGAGGAGACCGCGATCAGCTGCAATAACATCTTTAGCGAGAACAATAGAGAAATCAGGACAGTCCTGATGAAGGGTGTTGCAGGCAGTGGAAAAACAGTCTCGGTTCAGAAATTCATCCTTGACTGGGCTGAGGATAAAGCCAATACAGACATCAAGTTTCTGTTTGTACTTCCATTTCGTGAGCTGAACCTGTTTGAAAAAGAAACACCAAGTCTTCATGAACTTTTGGGTCGTCTACATCCAGAACTAAAGGGCTGGGATTCAGATCTCTATACTGATGAGAAAATTCTGTTCATATTTGATGGCCTTGAGGAAAGTAGAATTTCACTGAATTTCAGAAAAGCTGCCGTAGTCAGTGATGTTCACACAACATCTACGGTGGGTTCTTTAGTTATAAACCTCATCAACCAGAAGCTACTCCCTTCTGCTCTTATTTGGATAACGTCACGACCAGCAGCAGCTAGTTTGGTGCCCTCCGAGCACATTGACCGAGTAATTGAGATTCAGGGATTTAGTGACCACCAGAAGGAGGAATATTTCCGAAAGAGGGTGCAAAACAAGGACCAGGCTGACAGAATCATCTCGCACATTAAGGAGACACAAAGTCTTCACATTATGTGCCACATACCAGTGTTTTGTTGGATTTCGGTAACGGTGTTTCAGCCCTGGCTGAACCAAAATTGCAGCGAAACAATCCCCACAACTCTTACAGAAATGTACTCTCACTTCCTTCTCATTCAGACAAACACCAAGAACCAAAAGTTTGATGAGAAACATGAAGAAGATACCAAGAAATTGCTGGAGAACAACAGGGGAATTATCCTGAAACTTGCTGAGTTGGCTTTCAAACAACTGCTGAAGGGCAATGTCATGTTCTATGAAGCAGATCTGAAAGAGTGCAGCATCGATGTCAAAGAGGCTTCCTTGTACTCTGGGCTCTGCACTGAAATATTCAAGACAGAATCGTTTTTTTTCAGAGAAAAGATCTACTGCTTTGTGCATTTGAGCTTTCAAGAGTTTTTCGCTGCCCTCTATGTGTTCTACTGCTATCTGAGCAAGAAGACGGAGGAAATCAAGATGTTTCAGCCAAAGACCAGATCTACATCTAGAGAAATTCCATTGGATGTGTTGATGAAGCACGCAGTAGACGAAGCCTTGAGGAGTAAGAACGGGCACCTCGATCTTTTCCTTCGCTTCCTTCACGGCATCACTCTGGAGTCCAGCCAAAGACTCCTGAAAGGTCTACTGCCGCACATGTACAGCAGTTCAGAGAGCATTCAGAAGATGAAACAAAACCTTAAAcgaggacagaaaaaaaacatcaacccTGAGAGGTGGATCAATCTGTCGCATTGCTTGATAGAAATGAAAGATAACTCTCTTCAGCAAGAAATTCAGGCTTTCCTCAACTCCAAGAAAAAGTCCAAGAAGCTTTCTCTTGCCCATTGTTCAGCGATGGCTAACATGTTTCAAGCGTCAGAGGAGAGGATCGAAGAGCTGGACCTGAAGCAATACAACACCACAGAAGAAGGCCGTAGAAGACTGATCCCAGCTGTGAGAAACTGCAGAAAGGCAAT TCTGTCCGACTGTGATCTCACCCTGCAGTCCTGTGAAAACATTGCCTCAGCTTTGCAGTCTGCAAACTCGCATCTGAGAGAGCTTGACCTGAGCAACAACAGTTTGCAGGATTCAGGAATGAAGCAGCTTTGTGATGGACTCAAGTCTTCACAATGTAAGCTGGAGATGTTAAG TCTCTCCGGCTGTAAGCTCACTGCATCGTCCTGTACAATTATTGCTTCTGTTCTAAGTTCACCAAACTCATCTCTGACTAAGCTGGACCTGAGTTACAATGACCAGCTTTATATAGGGATGAAGACACTCTCTGCTGGCctgaagagttcacactgtaaactggagatgCTGAG ACTCTCCAATTGCAAACTCCCTGGGAAATCCTGTGAACACATTGCCAGCGCTCTAAACGCAGCAAAGTCTGttctgaaagagctggacctgaGCTGCAATGACCTGCAGGACTCAGGAATAAAGCTGATCTCTGGTGGACTGAAAAGTCGACATTGTAACCTGAACATACTGAG ACTCTCTGAATGTAATCTCACTGGGCTGTCCTGTAAAGATATCGCTTCAGTTTTGGAAAAAGCAAACTCATCCTTGAGAGAGCTAGACCTgagtaacaatgacctgcaggactCAGGAGtggcatttctgtctgttgGCTTGAAGACTTCAGACTGCAGTCTGGAGATACTGAG ATTATCTGGCTGTTGTATCTCAGAGCTCGGCTGTTCTTCACTTGTTTCTGCTCTGCGTTTAAACCCCAACCACCTGAGAGAGCTGGACATGAGCTACAACCACCCAGGGAATTTAGGAGCAAAACAGCTTAGGGGCTTGAAGAATGATGCAGGCTATAAACTAAACATCCTCCa ACTGGATTACAGTGGGGAAACAAGAATGGCACCAGGACTAAAGAAAT ATGCCTGTAGGGTGACACTGGACCTGGACACAGCAAATGTACATCTCGCTCTGTCTGAAGGGAACAAGACAATAACGCTTGTTGAAGAAGAAGAGATATATGACGATGATAAACAGAGATTTAAGCGCGCGAGACAAGTGATGTGTGAGGAAAGTCTCTCTGGACGCTGCTACTGGGAGGCAGATTGGATTCAGGGGGCTGTCATCGCAGTGACCTGCGAAGGTATCAGTAGGAAGGGATCCAGAAGTGACTGCTTGTTTGGACGCTCGAAAAAGTCCTGGAGTCTCAGCTTGTCCGAAGAAGGCTGCTCGGCGTGGCACAATAACAAGAGCACGAGAATCACACCTGCCATTTTCTCTTCGTCCAGGAAAGTCGGAGTGTTCCTCAACTGTCCAGCTGGCACTCTGACCTTCTACAGTATCTCCTCTGACCAGCATAAACTGACCCACATTCACACATTCTGCTCATCGTTCACTGAACCCCTGTTTGCAGGGTTTGGACTGGAGAAACCTGggtcctctgtctctctcaaatGCTGGGTGGAGAATTCGGGTATTTATAAGCTAGATTTCTGCCCAGTTTGTTGA